The genomic window TTCATTAGTAAAAAATAAATGCTAATTCCAACAAAGATAGTCGCTCCATTGGAAAATTCTTTTGATACTTTCATGTGATTGATTTTTAAAAGGTTAAAAACAATACTTTAGCGCACAATGGCATATCAAATTTACACAAAAAATAAGCAACTTTTATGTAACAATCTAAAATTTAACGAATTATAATGAATTTTTTATAAACACTAAAGCCGCTTTCTTATCTTTTTCTAACTGCTCTTTTAGTAAATCTACAGACTCAAATTTTTCTTCTGGGCGAAGATATTTTAGCAAAGAAACCGATAGTTTTTGATTGTATAAATCAGCATCAAAATCAAAATAATGCACCTCAATAGATAAATTTTCACCAGCTACGGTTGGCTTGAAACCTATATTCATCATGCCATAAACCGTTTTTTGATTGATGATACTTTTTACAACATAAACTCCATTTTTAGGAACTAGTTTGTAGTTTTCTTCTATTTGAAAATTAGCTGTTGGAAATCCAATGGTGCGTCCTAGTTGTTTGCCTCTAGTAATTGTACCAGATAAAAAATAATGATACCCTAAATAATCGTTGGCAAGTGCCATACTTCCTTCGGTCAAGGCTTTTCTTATTTTAGTAGAACTGATGGAAACAGCATCAATTTCTTCTGCCGAAATTTGTTCTACTTCAAAATCATATTGTTTCCCAAAAAGAATGAGGTCGTTGATATCGGCAGTTCGATTTTTTCCAAAACGATGATCGTGTCCGATAATTATTTTTTGAATTTGTAGTTTTTCAACAAGAATAGTTTTCACAAATTCTTCGGCAGTTAATTGTGAAAATAGTTCATCAAAGGGATGAATTACGAGATTTTGAATGCCTAATTTTTCTAATAAATCAATTTTTTCAGGAATTGTATTGAGTAGTTTTACGGCAGATTCTCCGTGCAAAACCATTCGAGGATGCGGAAAAAAAGTGAGCACAAGGCTTTCGTATTTTCCGTTGACTGTACTTTGAGTCATTTTTTCAAGGATTTTTTTGTGTCCAATATGCACACCATCAAAAGTACCTAGTGTCAGAATGGTTTTTTTGGTTGACTTAAAATCGTTTATGGAATGAAAAATATTCAAAGCAGTCTTTTTTTATAATGCTGCAAATTTAGGCTAATAATAACAGATAAAAAAAGAGGATTGAAATAAATCAATCCTCTTTAAAACATTATTTTTTCTAATTATTCTTTGATGAATTTTAAGGTTCGTTTTTGTCCATTTTTCACAATAGTAATAAAATAGACTCCCTTACTCAAACTCGAAGTATTGATAACTAAATCGGCTTCTT from Flavobacterium eburneipallidum includes these protein-coding regions:
- a CDS encoding bifunctional riboflavin kinase/FAD synthetase, which gives rise to MNIFHSINDFKSTKKTILTLGTFDGVHIGHKKILEKMTQSTVNGKYESLVLTFFPHPRMVLHGESAVKLLNTIPEKIDLLEKLGIQNLVIHPFDELFSQLTAEEFVKTILVEKLQIQKIIIGHDHRFGKNRTADINDLILFGKQYDFEVEQISAEEIDAVSISSTKIRKALTEGSMALANDYLGYHYFLSGTITRGKQLGRTIGFPTANFQIEENYKLVPKNGVYVVKSIINQKTVYGMMNIGFKPTVAGENLSIEVHYFDFDADLYNQKLSVSLLKYLRPEEKFESVDLLKEQLEKDKKAALVFIKNSL